A single region of the Hylaeus volcanicus isolate JK05 chromosome 5, UHH_iyHylVolc1.0_haploid, whole genome shotgun sequence genome encodes:
- the LOC128876543 gene encoding uncharacterized protein LOC128876543, with protein sequence MTHTSRYMGYHASTNRDYLTDGDESHHAPSEHTVSEYIVSADHTTMVKASKKDRPEKYEKEEGRRSRSTPNSRVSVLSGSSRHSLHPLNKSASHGSICDNGSDVYVTSAAYRATSDISHASHHSLTPSSRLGHRAPSHCSYGSAKSVKSHASRKDGIIIETMSTPNPFCPNTKGICCLMLLLNLGLILVTLGFVIVIQFFQPLIVWILGIVFLVFGFLTLMGSLLYCVHVFRNAKHPHDINPEDLYWTKYWQGHVGSAPEVYYKAEDKYQDDGYSDRLSKYSNKYYDRQRY encoded by the exons ATGACTCATACTTCAAGATACATGGGATATCATGCTAGCACAAATCGAGATTATTTAACGGATGGTGATGAGAGTCATCATGCTCCGTCGGAGCATACAGTATCCGAATATATTGTATCCGCAGACCATACTACAATG GTAAAAGCATCGAAAAAAGACCGACCcgagaaatatgaaaaagaagaaggaagacgATCACGAAGCACACCTAACAGCCGTGTTTCTGTATTATCTGGATCTTCTAGGCACAGTCTTCATCCTCTCAATAAGAGCGCTTCACACGGTAGCATATGCGACAATGGATCAGATGTGTACGTTACGAGTGCTGCGTACAGAGCAACATCAGACATAAG TCATGCATCGCATCACAGTCTAACTCCAAGTTCGAGACTGGGTCATCGGGCACCTAGTCACTGTAGCTACGGTTCTGCAAAGTCAGTAAAATCACACGCATCCAGAAAGGATGGTATTATTATCGAAACTATGTCGACACCTAATCCATTTTGTCCGAATACCAAGGGAATTTGCTGCCTTATGTTACTTCTCAATCTTGGTTTAATTCTTGTTACGTTAGGTTTTGTTAtagttattcaatttttccaaccatTGATAGTTTG gATTTTAGGAATAGTGTTTCTTGTATTTGGATTTTTAACTCTGATGGGAAGTCTTCTATACTGTGTACATGTATTTAGAAATGCAAAGCACCCGCACGACATTAATCCAGAAGATCTTTATTGGACGAAATATTGGCAAGGACACGTAGGTTCGGCACCCGAAGTGTATTACAAAGCTGAAGATAAGTATCAAGATGACGGATACAGTGATCGTTTAagcaaatattcgaataaatattacgatCGTCAAAGATACTAA
- the LOC128876544 gene encoding uncharacterized protein LOC128876544 isoform X1 produces MFNHLCLKNAVVRADVISKLTFFYRPLAKNSKSKAPVFCKSYHSPPNCALKERSTRNSTNQWDPDVFHVNTNVQNNVILFKSKSTIATNILRCVTFGWSFGSMTLAYYTVDIKALLTWTNGVLWKEVKQAIKDNIFYILNMLIGPITATMSHFIIRRFIRCIILHKGGKYVTLTTHHLLKKERILTIPVEEIKVNTLIKRNTYTSLKIRGKWFYFIMETDGTFYNQQLFNNTIGLAKTW; encoded by the exons ATGTTTAATCATTTGTGTTTGAAGAATGCTGTTGTACGCGCCGATGTAATTAGTAAATTGACATTCTTTTACCGGCCTTTAGCGAAGAATTCTAAATCAAAAGCTcctgtattttgtaaatcgtATCATTCTCCACCTAACTGTGCACTTAAAGAAAGAAGTACAAG GAACTCGACTAACCAATGGGATCCGGATGTATTTCATGTAAATACAAATGTGCAGAATAATGTAATACTGTTTAAATCTAAATCTACCATAGCTACAAATATATTGCGATGTGTCACATTCGGATGGTCTTTTGGCTCAATGACGCTCGCATATTACACAGTTGATATAAAAGCATTGTTGACATGGACGAACGGTGTATTGTGGAAAGAAGTTAAACAGGCAATTAAAgacaatatattctacattttaaatatgttaatag gaCCTATCACGGCTACTATGTCGCATTTCATAATTCGACGATTTATAAGGTGTATCATTTTACACAAAGGAGGCAAATACGTAACTCTAACTACTCatcatttattgaaaaaggaaagaattttAACAATTCCTGTGGAAGAG ataaaaGTTAATACTTTGATAAAAAGGAACACTTACACATCATTGAAAATTCGTGGCAAAtggttttatttcataatggaAACCGATGGAACATTTTACAACCAACAACTGTTTAATAACACAATTGGACTTGCGAAAACGTGGTAA
- the LOC128876544 gene encoding uncharacterized protein LOC128876544 isoform X2, giving the protein MPENNIVENSTNQWDPDVFHVNTNVQNNVILFKSKSTIATNILRCVTFGWSFGSMTLAYYTVDIKALLTWTNGVLWKEVKQAIKDNIFYILNMLIGPITATMSHFIIRRFIRCIILHKGGKYVTLTTHHLLKKERILTIPVEEIKVNTLIKRNTYTSLKIRGKWFYFIMETDGTFYNQQLFNNTIGLAKTW; this is encoded by the exons ATGCCGGAGAATAATATAGTCGA GAACTCGACTAACCAATGGGATCCGGATGTATTTCATGTAAATACAAATGTGCAGAATAATGTAATACTGTTTAAATCTAAATCTACCATAGCTACAAATATATTGCGATGTGTCACATTCGGATGGTCTTTTGGCTCAATGACGCTCGCATATTACACAGTTGATATAAAAGCATTGTTGACATGGACGAACGGTGTATTGTGGAAAGAAGTTAAACAGGCAATTAAAgacaatatattctacattttaaatatgttaatag gaCCTATCACGGCTACTATGTCGCATTTCATAATTCGACGATTTATAAGGTGTATCATTTTACACAAAGGAGGCAAATACGTAACTCTAACTACTCatcatttattgaaaaaggaaagaattttAACAATTCCTGTGGAAGAG ataaaaGTTAATACTTTGATAAAAAGGAACACTTACACATCATTGAAAATTCGTGGCAAAtggttttatttcataatggaAACCGATGGAACATTTTACAACCAACAACTGTTTAATAACACAATTGGACTTGCGAAAACGTGGTAA